One genomic window of Pseudomonas aeruginosa includes the following:
- a CDS encoding carbohydrate kinase family protein, whose amino-acid sequence MYLVCGEALFDVFSLESAARSNELGFTAIAGGSPFNVAVGLRRLGVEAALFGGLSSDYLGTRLRRVLEEEGVDCGFLVPSDAPTTLAMVGLDASGSAQYQFRGDGCADRQVRLEHLPTLDGRIRGLHVGSYTLVVTPVADTLLALVRRESGRRLVSLDPNVRLDPQPDTDLWRRRVEAFASHAHLIKASEEDLALLYPGRDPGEVARGWLNPRCRLVFVTHGGAGASVHCTHGSWSRPADTALPLRDTVGAGDTFQAATLAYLRRLDADSPAGLAALSREAIDAMLAFAIRAAAVTCSRVGPDLPFAHEL is encoded by the coding sequence ATGTACCTGGTGTGTGGCGAGGCCCTTTTCGATGTCTTCAGCCTGGAAAGCGCTGCGCGCAGCAACGAGCTGGGCTTCACCGCGATCGCCGGCGGCTCGCCGTTCAACGTCGCCGTCGGCCTGCGCCGGCTGGGCGTGGAGGCGGCGCTGTTCGGCGGGCTGTCCAGCGACTACCTGGGCACGCGGCTGCGCCGGGTGCTCGAAGAAGAAGGCGTGGACTGCGGCTTCCTGGTGCCCAGCGACGCCCCGACCACCCTGGCCATGGTCGGCCTCGACGCCAGCGGCTCGGCGCAATACCAGTTCCGCGGCGACGGCTGCGCCGACCGCCAGGTGCGCCTGGAACACCTGCCGACGCTGGATGGGCGGATACGCGGGCTGCACGTCGGCTCCTATACCCTGGTGGTGACACCGGTGGCCGACACCCTGCTGGCGCTGGTCCGGCGCGAGAGCGGCCGGCGCCTGGTCAGCCTGGATCCCAACGTGCGCCTCGACCCGCAGCCGGACACCGACCTCTGGCGGCGCCGGGTCGAGGCCTTCGCCAGTCATGCGCACCTGATCAAGGCCAGCGAGGAAGACCTGGCCCTGCTCTACCCCGGGCGCGACCCCGGCGAGGTGGCCCGCGGCTGGCTGAACCCGCGCTGCCGGCTGGTCTTCGTCACCCACGGCGGGGCCGGCGCCAGCGTGCACTGCACCCACGGCAGCTGGAGTCGCCCGGCGGATACCGCCCTGCCACTGCGCGATACGGTCGGCGCCGGCGATACCTTCCAGGCGGCGACCCTCGCCTACCTCCGCCGCCTCGACGCCGACAGCCCGGCCGGGCTAGCCGCGCTGTCGCGGGAAGCGATCGACGCGATGCTCGCCTTCGCCATCCGCGCGGCGGCGGTCACCTGCTCGCGGGTGGGGCCGGACCTGCCGTTCGCCCACGAGCTTTGA
- the xylB gene encoding xylulokinase: MTPEGRMHGLFLGIDCGTQGSKALLLDAGSGRTLGLGSAAQRPPEGRDGRREQDPADWLEAMASAVRMALEEAAVDGREVRALAVSAQQHGLLLLDAEGRALRPAKLWCDTESAAENRELLEALGGPAGSLERLGLVLAPGYTLSKLLWSRRRFPELFARVAHILLPHDYLNHWLTGRVCSEAGDASGSGYFDVRRRTWASDVLELVEPGGRLAAALPELIEPGACIGNLRPEAAAALGLAPHTRVACGGGDNMLAAIGTGNIRPGLLTASLGTSGTLSAYAERPLVSPHGELATFCASSGGWLPLACTMNLTGACGLVQDLLHLDLDEFSRLAAQAPVGAEGLLMLPFFDGERVPALPHASASLHGMTAANLSRANLCRAVLEGTAFGLRYGLDLLRASGLPGEEIRLVGGAAKNPLWRRTLADLLGLPLVCPRQTEAAALGAALQAAWSLGRESGAGESLEALCRRCVALDESTRTQPQARQQAAYEQAYRRYLEHLPPR, from the coding sequence ATGACGCCGGAGGGCCGCATGCACGGATTGTTCCTCGGCATCGATTGCGGCACCCAGGGTAGCAAGGCGCTGCTGCTCGACGCCGGCAGCGGCCGCACGCTGGGCCTGGGCAGCGCCGCGCAGCGCCCGCCGGAAGGCCGCGACGGACGCCGCGAGCAGGACCCGGCGGACTGGCTGGAAGCCATGGCCAGCGCGGTACGCATGGCCCTGGAAGAAGCCGCGGTGGACGGCCGCGAGGTTCGCGCCCTGGCGGTTTCCGCCCAGCAGCATGGGCTGCTCTTGCTCGACGCCGAGGGCCGGGCGCTACGCCCGGCCAAGCTCTGGTGCGACACCGAGAGCGCGGCGGAGAACCGCGAGCTGCTGGAAGCCCTCGGCGGCCCGGCCGGCTCGCTGGAACGCCTGGGACTGGTGCTCGCGCCGGGCTACACGCTGTCCAAGCTGCTCTGGAGCAGGCGCCGCTTTCCCGAGCTGTTCGCCCGCGTCGCGCACATCCTCCTGCCCCACGACTACCTCAACCACTGGCTCACCGGCCGCGTCTGCAGCGAAGCGGGCGACGCCTCCGGCAGCGGCTACTTCGACGTGCGCCGGCGCACCTGGGCCAGCGACGTGCTGGAGCTGGTCGAGCCGGGCGGACGCCTGGCGGCGGCGCTGCCGGAGCTGATCGAGCCCGGCGCCTGCATCGGCAACCTGCGCCCCGAAGCGGCCGCCGCCCTCGGCCTGGCTCCCCACACGCGGGTCGCCTGCGGCGGCGGCGACAACATGCTCGCCGCCATCGGCACCGGCAACATCCGCCCCGGCCTGCTCACCGCCAGCCTGGGCACCTCCGGCACCCTGAGCGCCTATGCCGAGCGGCCGCTGGTCAGTCCGCACGGCGAGCTGGCGACCTTCTGCGCCTCGTCCGGCGGTTGGCTGCCGCTGGCCTGCACGATGAACCTCACCGGCGCCTGCGGCCTGGTACAGGACCTGCTGCACCTCGACCTCGACGAATTCTCCCGGCTGGCCGCCCAGGCGCCGGTCGGCGCCGAGGGTCTGCTGATGCTGCCGTTCTTCGACGGCGAGCGGGTTCCGGCGCTACCGCACGCCAGCGCCAGCCTGCATGGCATGACCGCGGCCAACCTGAGCCGCGCCAATCTTTGCCGGGCGGTGCTCGAAGGCACCGCCTTCGGCCTGCGCTACGGCCTCGACCTGCTGCGCGCCAGCGGCCTGCCGGGCGAGGAAATCCGCCTGGTCGGCGGCGCGGCGAAGAACCCGCTGTGGCGGCGGACGCTCGCCGACCTGCTCGGCCTGCCGCTGGTCTGTCCGCGGCAGACCGAGGCCGCCGCCCTTGGCGCGGCGCTCCAGGCGGCCTGGAGCCTGGGCCGCGAAAGCGGCGCCGGTGAAAGCCTGGAAGCCCTGTGCCGGCGCTGCGTGGCGCTCGACGAGTCGACCCGCACCCAGCCCCAGGCGCGACAACAGGCGGCCTACGAACAGGCCTACCGGCGTTACCTGGAGCACCTGCCTCCGCGATAA
- a CDS encoding mannitol dehydrogenase family protein, with translation MKLNRQHLPLLATAVARPSYDPAQLRQGIVHIGVGGFHRAHQAAYTDALMNRGEALDWAICGAGLRSDDRAMHDALAAQDYLYTLYELGDQPDTEVRVIGAISGMLLAEDGAEALLEKLAEPAIRIVSLTITEGGYCIDDGSGEFLAELPLVRHDLANPRTPRGVFGFLCEALRRRRDTGVPAFTVMSCDNLPHNGEVARKALLAFAERLDPGLARWIATHVSFPNAMVDRITPMTSPAHRRQLAQRHDVEDAWPVVCEPFVQWVLEDRFSAGRPAWEKVGVQFTDDVTPYEEMKIGLLNGSHLALTYLGFLRGYRFVHETLGDPLLRRYVRAFMDRDVAPLLAPVPGIDLERYKDSLVERFANRAIADQLERVCSDGSSKFPKFIVPTANQLIAAGRPLERVALVVAAWALYLGGVDEHGERYPIPDPRAAECQALVAERHGLGRRLLGVETVFGPAIPASAAFVEAFERLYDSLRRHGVSETLRQVLGE, from the coding sequence ATGAAACTCAACCGGCAGCACCTCCCCCTGCTGGCGACCGCTGTCGCCCGCCCGTCCTACGACCCCGCGCAACTGCGCCAGGGCATCGTCCACATCGGCGTCGGCGGCTTCCACCGCGCGCACCAGGCGGCCTACACCGACGCCCTGATGAACCGCGGCGAAGCCCTCGACTGGGCGATCTGCGGCGCCGGCCTGCGCAGCGACGACCGCGCCATGCACGACGCCCTGGCCGCCCAGGACTACCTCTACACCCTCTACGAGCTGGGCGACCAACCGGACACCGAGGTCCGCGTGATCGGCGCCATCAGCGGCATGCTGCTCGCCGAGGACGGCGCCGAGGCGCTGCTGGAAAAACTTGCCGAGCCGGCCATCCGCATCGTCTCGCTGACCATCACCGAAGGCGGCTACTGCATCGACGATGGCAGCGGCGAGTTCCTCGCCGAGTTGCCGCTGGTGCGCCACGACCTGGCCAACCCGCGGACCCCGCGCGGGGTCTTCGGCTTTCTCTGCGAGGCTCTGCGGCGGCGCCGCGACACAGGCGTGCCGGCGTTCACCGTGATGTCCTGCGACAACCTCCCGCATAACGGCGAGGTGGCGCGCAAGGCGCTGCTGGCCTTCGCCGAACGGCTCGACCCGGGGCTGGCGCGCTGGATCGCGACGCACGTCAGCTTTCCCAACGCCATGGTCGACCGCATCACCCCGATGACCAGCCCCGCCCACCGCCGCCAACTGGCCCAACGGCACGACGTGGAAGACGCCTGGCCGGTGGTCTGCGAACCCTTCGTGCAATGGGTGCTGGAAGATCGTTTCAGCGCTGGGCGCCCGGCCTGGGAAAAGGTCGGCGTGCAGTTCACCGACGACGTCACGCCCTACGAGGAGATGAAGATCGGCCTGCTCAACGGCAGCCACCTGGCGCTCACCTACCTGGGCTTCCTGCGCGGCTACCGCTTCGTCCACGAGACCCTCGGCGACCCGCTGCTGCGCCGCTACGTGCGGGCCTTCATGGACCGCGACGTGGCCCCGCTGCTGGCACCGGTACCGGGGATCGACCTGGAACGCTACAAGGACAGCCTGGTCGAGCGCTTCGCCAACCGCGCCATCGCCGACCAACTGGAACGGGTCTGCTCGGACGGCTCGTCGAAGTTTCCCAAGTTCATCGTCCCCACCGCCAATCAGCTGATCGCCGCCGGCCGGCCGCTGGAACGGGTGGCCCTGGTGGTGGCGGCCTGGGCGCTGTACCTGGGCGGGGTCGACGAGCATGGCGAACGCTACCCGATTCCCGATCCGCGCGCCGCCGAATGCCAGGCGCTGGTTGCCGAACGCCACGGCCTGGGCCGGCGCCTGCTCGGCGTGGAGACCGTGTTCGGCCCGGCGATCCCGGCCTCGGCGGCCTTCGTCGAGGCCTTCGAGCGGCTCTACGACAGCCTGCGCCGACACGGCGTCAGCGAAACCCTGCGCCAGGTACTCGGCGAATGA
- a CDS encoding ABC transporter ATP-binding protein produces MADLKIRNLQKGFDGQAIIKGIDLDVRDREFVVFVGPSGCGKSTLLRLIAGLEEASGGSITLDGTDITDTPPAKRDLAMVFQTYALYPHMTVRRNLSFALDLAGVDKREVAAKVDAAARILELQALLERKPRQLSGGQRQRVAIGRAIVRNPKIFLFDEPLSNLDAALRVQMRLELARLHQELAATMIYVTHDQVEAMTLADKVVVLNGGRVEQVGSPLELYHHPANLFVAGFLGTPKMGFLRGHLSRNQGERCEVALECGARVGLPLCAGELATGSPVTLGIRPEHLNIARPGHAFQGLLRVAADVSERLGSDSFCHVRADSGEMLTLRVRGDFAPDYGAPLELGFDPAHCHLFDSNGQALDKRLQQAA; encoded by the coding sequence ATGGCTGATCTCAAGATCCGCAACCTGCAGAAAGGCTTCGACGGCCAGGCCATCATCAAGGGCATCGACCTCGACGTCCGCGACCGCGAGTTCGTAGTCTTCGTCGGCCCCTCCGGCTGCGGCAAGTCGACCCTGCTGCGCCTGATCGCCGGCCTCGAAGAGGCCAGCGGCGGCAGCATCACCCTCGACGGCACGGACATCACCGACACCCCGCCGGCGAAACGCGACCTGGCGATGGTCTTCCAGACCTACGCGCTGTACCCGCACATGACGGTGCGCAGGAACCTCTCCTTCGCCCTCGACCTGGCCGGCGTCGACAAGCGCGAGGTCGCCGCCAAGGTCGACGCCGCCGCACGCATCCTCGAACTGCAAGCGCTGCTGGAGCGCAAGCCGCGCCAGCTCTCCGGCGGCCAACGGCAGCGGGTGGCGATCGGCCGGGCGATCGTGCGCAACCCGAAGATATTCCTCTTCGACGAACCGCTGTCCAACCTCGACGCCGCCCTGCGCGTGCAGATGCGCCTGGAACTGGCGCGGCTGCACCAGGAACTGGCGGCGACCATGATCTACGTGACCCATGACCAGGTCGAGGCGATGACCCTGGCGGACAAGGTCGTGGTGCTCAACGGCGGGCGCGTCGAGCAGGTCGGCTCGCCGCTGGAGCTTTACCACCATCCGGCCAACCTGTTCGTCGCCGGCTTCCTCGGCACGCCGAAGATGGGCTTCCTGCGCGGCCATCTCAGCCGCAACCAGGGCGAGCGCTGCGAGGTCGCCCTCGAATGCGGCGCGCGCGTCGGCCTGCCGCTATGCGCCGGCGAGCTGGCAACCGGCAGCCCGGTGACCCTCGGCATCCGCCCGGAACACCTGAACATCGCCCGCCCGGGCCATGCCTTCCAGGGCCTGCTGCGGGTCGCCGCCGACGTCAGCGAGCGCCTGGGCAGCGACAGCTTCTGCCATGTCCGCGCCGACTCGGGGGAAATGCTCACCCTGCGCGTGCGCGGCGATTTCGCACCGGACTACGGCGCCCCCCTGGAGCTGGGCTTCGATCCGGCGCACTGCCACCTGTTCGACAGCAACGGCCAGGCCCTCGACAAACGACTGCAACAGGCGGCCTGA
- a CDS encoding carbohydrate ABC transporter permease: MLTLKQSRRLRNALLGLLCWGIALLLFFPIFWMLLTSFKSEIDAFATPPQFIFQPTLENYLHINERSDYFAYAWNSLLISSSATLLCMLVAVPAAYSMAFFETRHTKRTLLWMLSTKMLPPVGVLMPIYLLAKQFGLLDSRLALIIVYTLINLPIVVWMVYTYFKDIPVDILEAARLDGAGTWQEIVRVLLPIARGGLASTLLLSLILCWNEAFWSLNLTSSAAAPLTALVASYSSPEGLFWAKLSAVSTLACAPILVFGWISQKQLVRGLSFGAVK, encoded by the coding sequence ATGCTGACACTCAAGCAATCCCGCCGCCTGCGCAATGCCCTGCTCGGCCTGCTCTGCTGGGGCATCGCCCTGCTGCTGTTCTTCCCGATCTTCTGGATGCTGCTGACCAGCTTCAAGAGCGAGATCGACGCCTTCGCCACGCCGCCGCAGTTCATCTTCCAGCCGACCCTGGAGAACTACCTGCACATCAACGAGCGCAGCGACTACTTCGCCTACGCCTGGAACTCGCTGCTGATCTCCTCCTCGGCGACTCTCCTGTGCATGCTCGTCGCGGTGCCGGCGGCCTACTCCATGGCCTTCTTCGAGACCCGCCACACCAAGCGCACGCTGCTCTGGATGCTGTCGACCAAGATGCTTCCGCCGGTCGGCGTACTGATGCCGATCTACCTGCTGGCCAAGCAGTTCGGCCTGCTCGATTCGCGGCTGGCGCTGATCATCGTCTACACCCTGATCAACCTGCCGATCGTGGTCTGGATGGTGTACACCTACTTCAAGGACATCCCCGTGGACATCCTCGAAGCAGCGCGCCTGGACGGCGCCGGCACCTGGCAGGAGATCGTCCGCGTACTGCTGCCGATCGCCCGCGGCGGGCTCGCCTCGACCCTGCTGCTGTCGCTGATCCTGTGTTGGAACGAGGCCTTCTGGTCGCTCAACCTGACCTCCTCGGCCGCCGCCCCGCTGACCGCCCTGGTCGCCTCCTATTCCAGCCCCGAAGGACTGTTCTGGGCCAAGCTCTCGGCCGTCTCCACCCTCGCCTGCGCGCCGATCCTGGTCTTCGGCTGGATCAGCCAGAAGCAGCTGGTACGCGGCCTTTCCTTCGGCGCCGTGAAATGA
- a CDS encoding carbohydrate ABC transporter permease, with protein sequence MNTSALDTPLPARPARRRLQRRRRGPGWLLVSPSVALLLLWMIVPLGMTLYFSLIRYNLLYPGENAFVGLENFTFFVTDAGFLPGALNTLLLVGSVLAISVAFGVLIAALLEAGEFFGRGAVRVLLISPFFIMPTVSALLWKNLIFHPVSGILAAVWRLFGAEPVDWLAHYPLLSIILIVSWQWLPFAILILMTAMQSLDQEQKEAARLDGAGPLAIFWHLTLPHLARPIAVVLMIETIFLLSVFAEIFTTTSGGPGYESTNLAYLIYNQALLQFDVGMASAGGLIAVLIANIAAIVLVRMIGKNLTERS encoded by the coding sequence ATGAACACCTCGGCCCTCGATACCCCGCTCCCGGCCCGTCCCGCCCGCCGCCGTCTCCAGCGCCGCCGGCGCGGCCCTGGCTGGCTCCTGGTCAGCCCCTCGGTGGCGCTGCTGCTGTTGTGGATGATCGTGCCCCTGGGCATGACCCTGTATTTCTCGCTGATCCGCTACAACCTGCTGTATCCCGGCGAGAATGCCTTCGTCGGCCTGGAGAACTTCACCTTCTTCGTCACCGACGCCGGCTTCCTGCCCGGCGCGCTGAACACCCTGCTGCTGGTGGGCAGCGTGCTGGCGATCAGCGTGGCGTTCGGCGTGCTCATCGCCGCGCTGCTGGAGGCCGGCGAATTCTTCGGCCGCGGCGCGGTGCGGGTGTTGCTGATCTCGCCGTTCTTCATCATGCCGACGGTGAGCGCGCTGCTCTGGAAGAACCTGATCTTCCACCCGGTCTCGGGCATCCTCGCCGCCGTCTGGCGCCTGTTCGGCGCCGAGCCGGTGGATTGGCTGGCGCACTATCCGCTGCTGTCGATCATCCTCATCGTCTCCTGGCAATGGCTGCCCTTCGCCATCCTGATCCTGATGACCGCCATGCAGTCCCTCGACCAGGAGCAGAAGGAGGCTGCCCGCCTCGACGGCGCCGGTCCGCTGGCGATCTTCTGGCACCTGACCCTGCCGCACCTGGCGCGGCCCATCGCGGTGGTGCTGATGATCGAGACGATCTTCCTGCTCTCGGTGTTCGCCGAGATCTTCACCACCACCAGCGGCGGCCCCGGCTACGAATCGACCAACCTCGCCTACCTGATCTACAACCAGGCGCTGCTGCAGTTCGATGTCGGCATGGCCTCGGCCGGGGGCCTGATCGCGGTGCTGATCGCCAATATCGCCGCCATCGTGCTGGTGCGGATGATCGGCAAGAACCTTACCGAGCGCAGCTGA